A genome region from Streptomyces sp. SAI-135 includes the following:
- a CDS encoding aldo/keto reductase, with translation MALTLDTYRLLGRSGLRVSPLALGTATFGTEWGWGAERDEARKLFDRYTELGGNFFDTASTYTNGSSERLLGEFARTNRDKMVLATKYSTLRQPGDPNSGGTHRKSMLASVEASLRQLNTDYIDLLYVNVWDFRTPVEEILRGLDDLVRQGKVLYAAISSAPAWQVSRMQAIADLRGWSPLVALQTEYSLIERTAERDLIPMAREMGLGVVPFSPLGGGVLTGKYSREDQNPTGSVAGETASSRKSLNVALGWVTDRNLAIADAVKEVASELGHTPAQVALAWTLNAPGVTAPIIGARTIAQLEDNLGALQVDLTPSQRTRLDEASAIDLGNPHGLLASDHIRTVTTGDMKIETLS, from the coding sequence ATGGCACTGACTCTCGACACTTATCGGCTGCTGGGCCGTTCCGGACTCCGGGTCTCACCGCTGGCGCTGGGGACGGCGACCTTCGGCACCGAGTGGGGCTGGGGCGCCGAACGCGACGAGGCGCGCAAGCTCTTCGACCGCTACACCGAGCTCGGCGGCAACTTCTTCGACACCGCCAGCACCTACACCAACGGCAGCTCCGAGCGACTGCTCGGCGAATTCGCCCGCACCAACCGCGACAAGATGGTGCTGGCGACGAAGTACTCGACGCTGCGCCAGCCCGGAGACCCGAATTCCGGGGGCACCCACCGCAAGAGCATGCTGGCGTCGGTGGAAGCCAGTCTGCGGCAGCTGAACACCGACTACATCGATCTGCTCTACGTGAACGTATGGGACTTCAGGACGCCGGTGGAGGAGATCCTGCGGGGCCTGGACGACCTGGTGAGGCAGGGCAAGGTGCTGTACGCGGCGATCTCCAGCGCCCCGGCCTGGCAGGTGTCGCGCATGCAGGCGATCGCCGACCTGCGCGGCTGGTCGCCGCTGGTCGCACTGCAGACCGAGTACAGCCTGATCGAGCGCACCGCGGAGCGTGACCTGATCCCGATGGCACGCGAGATGGGACTCGGCGTCGTCCCCTTCTCCCCGTTGGGCGGCGGGGTGCTCACCGGCAAGTACAGCCGGGAGGACCAGAACCCGACGGGCTCCGTTGCCGGCGAAACCGCCAGCAGCCGCAAGAGCCTCAACGTCGCCCTGGGATGGGTCACCGACCGCAACCTTGCCATTGCCGATGCAGTGAAGGAGGTGGCCTCGGAGCTGGGCCACACACCCGCCCAGGTCGCACTGGCCTGGACCCTGAACGCCCCGGGCGTGACGGCACCCATCATCGGCGCCCGCACCATCGCGCAGCTGGAGGACAACCTGGGTGCCCTGCAGGTCGACCTCACTCCTTCCCAGCGAACCCGCCTCGACGAGGCCAGCGCCATCGACCTCGGCAATCCGCACGGGCTGCTCGCCAGCGACCACATCCGCACGGTCACCACGGGCGACATGAAGATCGAAACCCTCAGCTGA
- a CDS encoding SDR family oxidoreductase — translation MPTALITGGTTGIGRATAELLHARGYQVAVTGQNPESLARAQSKLPGDVLVVRSDGRVLSDTDALMSAVSARFGSLDLLFLNAGIFRLAPVAEVTEESFDEHADLNFKGQYFTLQKALPLMNDGGSIVLTVGIGSRRGTPGATVGAATRGALLAMLPSLALELAPRRIRVNAVSPGATDTPLLDKLGVPESGRDAMRSKIPFERFGSSQEVAEAVAFLASDAAAGYITGQDITVAGGYGLGA, via the coding sequence ATGCCTACAGCTCTCATCACCGGGGGCACGACCGGGATCGGCAGAGCGACGGCCGAGCTGCTGCACGCCCGTGGCTACCAGGTCGCGGTCACCGGACAGAACCCCGAGTCCCTCGCACGGGCACAGTCCAAGCTCCCCGGTGACGTGCTCGTCGTCCGATCCGACGGGCGCGTGCTATCCGACACCGACGCCCTGATGTCGGCGGTGTCGGCGCGGTTCGGATCGCTGGACCTGCTCTTCCTCAACGCCGGGATCTTCCGTCTGGCACCGGTCGCCGAAGTGACGGAGGAATCGTTCGACGAGCACGCCGACCTCAACTTCAAGGGCCAGTACTTCACCCTCCAAAAGGCCCTTCCCCTCATGAACGACGGTGGCTCGATCGTGCTGACCGTCGGCATCGGATCCCGTCGCGGCACCCCTGGCGCCACGGTGGGAGCGGCGACACGCGGCGCGCTGCTGGCCATGCTGCCCTCGCTCGCGCTCGAACTGGCCCCACGCAGGATTCGGGTCAACGCCGTGAGCCCCGGGGCCACCGACACGCCCCTGCTCGACAAGCTGGGGGTGCCCGAGAGCGGCCGGGATGCCATGCGCTCGAAGATCCCCTTCGAGCGCTTCGGATCCAGCCAGGAGGTCGCGGAAGCAGTCGCCTTCCTCGCCTCGGACGCCGCCGCCGGCTACATCACGGGCCAGGACATCACCGTGGCCGGCGGCTACGGGCTCGGCGCCTGA
- a CDS encoding SDR family oxidoreductase, translating into MGQHSDRNVVITGGSSGMGLALAELLVQGGARVVITGRSQAKLDAASERLGENAVAIRADVASLPDLDRLASRAKSELGSIEALFVNAGISPLTPLESTTEDIYDELFAINVKGAFFTVQKLAPLLSANAGIVLTTSIANVIGMVDTSVYAAGKAALRSMARSFSRELLPRGIRVNAISPGPIDSGILETMNLSKEAADQFRAERTASNPMKRYGTVEEFAKAAAFLAFDATYTTGIELAVDGGATQL; encoded by the coding sequence ATGGGTCAGCATAGCGACAGAAATGTGGTCATCACGGGCGGCAGCAGCGGCATGGGGCTCGCACTGGCGGAGCTGCTGGTGCAAGGCGGAGCCCGCGTGGTGATCACCGGCCGTTCTCAGGCCAAGCTCGACGCGGCAAGCGAACGGCTCGGCGAGAATGCCGTGGCCATCCGGGCGGATGTGGCCTCACTGCCCGATCTGGATAGGCTCGCCAGCCGTGCAAAGAGCGAACTCGGCTCGATCGAGGCCTTGTTCGTCAACGCCGGCATCTCACCCCTCACACCCCTCGAGTCGACGACCGAGGACATATACGACGAGCTTTTCGCAATCAACGTCAAGGGCGCCTTCTTCACTGTGCAAAAGCTCGCCCCGCTGCTGAGCGCGAACGCCGGCATCGTCCTCACCACCTCGATCGCGAACGTCATCGGCATGGTGGACACCAGCGTCTACGCGGCCGGCAAGGCAGCGCTGCGCTCGATGGCCCGCTCCTTCTCCCGCGAGCTGCTTCCGCGCGGAATCCGCGTCAACGCGATCAGCCCGGGCCCCATCGACTCGGGGATTCTGGAAACGATGAACTTGTCCAAAGAGGCCGCCGACCAGTTCAGGGCAGAGCGGACCGCGAGCAACCCCATGAAGCGCTACGGCACCGTCGAAGAGTTCGCCAAGGCGGCCGCGTTCCTCGCCTTCGATGCCACGTACACCACCGGCATCGAGCTGGCCGTGGACGGCGGCGCAACCCAGCTCTGA
- a CDS encoding helix-turn-helix transcriptional regulator, giving the protein MPTDIHSLGTLLRTWRERLHPADIGLESFGRRRAKGLRRDEVAELAGISVDYVTRLEQGRSLTPSAHVVVSLARALQLDRAETEILHQAAGLAPSSSGTVSRDIPPEVQRMITRMADLPLAVFAADWTLLTATPLSSALFGTPSLANVPEQNLIVQTFLAETQAEAATPHGGAEAFERALVADLRRSATWFADDPRFRDLIKTVQGQSPQFAKLWEEGRAAAHKSLVKTVHHSLVGDVTLNCDVMTVPDSDIKLVVFTALAGSADAKKLDSLRVGASERV; this is encoded by the coding sequence ATGCCTACAGATATTCACTCGCTCGGCACACTGTTGCGCACATGGCGCGAACGTCTCCATCCAGCCGATATCGGATTGGAGTCGTTCGGCCGTCGACGCGCAAAGGGGCTGCGCCGCGACGAAGTCGCGGAGCTGGCGGGGATCAGTGTGGACTATGTGACACGCCTCGAACAGGGACGCTCACTGACGCCGTCCGCACATGTCGTCGTCTCACTGGCACGCGCCCTCCAGCTCGATCGCGCCGAAACCGAAATCCTGCACCAGGCAGCCGGCTTGGCGCCGTCGAGTTCCGGTACGGTCTCGCGTGACATCCCACCAGAGGTTCAGCGCATGATCACGCGAATGGCAGACCTGCCGCTGGCGGTCTTCGCCGCCGACTGGACACTCCTGACGGCGACCCCTTTGTCGTCCGCGCTGTTCGGGACCCCTTCCCTCGCCAACGTCCCGGAGCAGAACCTTATTGTCCAGACATTCTTGGCAGAAACCCAGGCGGAGGCGGCAACCCCGCACGGTGGCGCGGAGGCATTCGAACGGGCACTGGTCGCAGACCTCCGACGTTCAGCGACGTGGTTCGCAGATGATCCCCGGTTCCGAGACCTCATCAAGACCGTTCAAGGCCAGAGCCCGCAGTTCGCCAAACTCTGGGAGGAGGGGCGGGCCGCGGCGCACAAGAGCCTCGTCAAGACCGTCCACCACTCATTGGTCGGAGATGTGACCCTCAACTGCGACGTCATGACCGTTCCTGACTCCGACATCAAGCTTGTTGTCTTCACCGCACTTGCGGGCAGCGCCGACGCCAAAAAACTCGACTCCCTCCGCGTCGGCGCGTCGGAGCGTGTCTAA
- a CDS encoding DinB family protein encodes MSESTTDGNQNRNGEHADLVAQIDRARQSLRGTISGLSDEEARRRTTVSDLCLGGLVKHVTAVEQMWANFLAEGPSALPDFASLTEADWARHAEQFRMMPGETLDALLAGYDVSNRRFDTLIATQPDLDTTIALPDSPFFTEERWTVRRVLLHVVLDTAQHAGHADIIREALDGKKSTG; translated from the coding sequence ATGAGTGAGAGCACGACCGATGGTAATCAGAACAGAAACGGTGAGCATGCCGACCTGGTCGCCCAGATCGACCGGGCCCGGCAGTCCTTGCGGGGGACCATCAGCGGCCTGAGCGACGAGGAAGCCCGCCGACGCACCACCGTCAGCGACCTCTGTCTGGGCGGCTTGGTCAAGCACGTCACGGCTGTAGAGCAGATGTGGGCGAATTTCCTGGCGGAGGGCCCGTCTGCGCTGCCGGACTTTGCCAGCCTGACTGAGGCGGACTGGGCCCGCCATGCCGAGCAGTTCCGCATGATGCCGGGCGAGACGCTGGATGCTCTGCTCGCCGGCTACGACGTGTCGAACCGCCGGTTCGACACGTTGATCGCCACACAGCCCGACCTGGACACCACCATCGCGCTGCCGGATAGCCCCTTCTTCACCGAGGAGCGCTGGACGGTCCGCCGAGTGCTGCTGCACGTTGTGCTGGACACCGCCCAGCATGCCGGCCACGCCGACATCATCCGCGAAGCGCTAGACGGAAAGAAGAGCACGGGCTGA
- a CDS encoding acyl-CoA dehydrogenase family protein gives MLAANAAATEEQGRPTVESRAAAEQAGAFALTTPEKFGGLDADHRTMVGVFAELGAGCPSTTWLAAVSATAKSFFFDWMTTEAQEAVYADPNVRVCGTAMPSGHARRVDGGYLVDGRWSYASGCLEAQWAEVGLGVIDEERMDRACLVILPTEQLLIDRTWDQAVGLRGTGSHTLVAEEVFVPDSFLMTQPEHLEGPGIGTRQLSVVLHTVAPLLGAARGALDLVRPLMTTERPVFGTPYTRRSQSPSARHLFAESSQLVDTAEQRTLGVADMLDAADLGNTFLATEAAGARMQLVSALRDCRTALDMLLDLHGSSALTGGNALSRFWRDVAIGSRHGAVNPYVVADQLGSALAPEKLPAEDS, from the coding sequence GTGCTCGCAGCGAACGCGGCGGCGACGGAAGAGCAGGGAAGACCCACAGTGGAAAGTCGGGCGGCTGCCGAACAAGCGGGTGCGTTCGCCCTGACCACCCCCGAGAAGTTCGGGGGGCTCGACGCCGACCACCGCACGATGGTTGGGGTCTTTGCCGAACTGGGCGCGGGGTGCCCCTCGACCACCTGGCTCGCGGCGGTGAGCGCCACCGCCAAGTCGTTCTTCTTCGACTGGATGACGACCGAGGCGCAGGAGGCCGTGTACGCCGACCCGAACGTGCGGGTGTGCGGCACCGCCATGCCCTCAGGCCATGCCCGCAGGGTGGACGGCGGCTACCTGGTCGACGGGCGCTGGTCCTACGCGTCGGGGTGCCTGGAAGCCCAGTGGGCGGAGGTGGGCCTGGGCGTGATCGACGAGGAGAGGATGGACCGCGCGTGTCTGGTCATACTGCCCACGGAACAGTTGCTGATCGACCGGACCTGGGACCAAGCGGTGGGTCTGCGGGGCACGGGCAGCCACACCTTGGTGGCCGAGGAAGTGTTCGTGCCGGACTCGTTCCTGATGACTCAGCCCGAGCACCTGGAGGGTCCGGGCATCGGCACGCGCCAGCTGTCGGTCGTCCTGCACACGGTAGCACCGCTGCTCGGGGCGGCGCGGGGAGCGTTGGACCTGGTCAGGCCATTGATGACAACCGAGCGACCGGTGTTCGGCACCCCCTACACACGGCGCAGCCAGTCACCGTCGGCGCGACACCTGTTCGCCGAGTCCAGCCAACTCGTGGACACCGCCGAGCAGCGCACGCTGGGGGTGGCGGACATGCTCGATGCTGCCGACCTTGGTAACACCTTCTTGGCCACCGAAGCGGCGGGCGCGCGAATGCAGCTGGTGTCCGCCCTACGGGACTGCCGTACGGCACTGGACATGTTGCTCGATCTGCACGGCTCCAGCGCGCTCACGGGGGGCAATGCGCTGAGCAGGTTCTGGCGCGATGTCGCCATCGGAAGCCGCCACGGCGCGGTCAACCCATACGTGGTGGCCGACCAGCTCGGCAGCGCCCTGGCCCCTGAGAAGCTGCCCGCCGAGGACTCGTAG
- a CDS encoding TetR/AcrR family transcriptional regulator produces MTPPRSTLRADAQRNREQLIATAAEAFASGRGISLDAIAKRAGVGNATLYRHFPTREDLVEEVYRDQIRPLREDARTLLATEPPAHALHAWMLRFADWAGERRGICEALVAMSASGRFGTGPVCDEVQQILAMVLEAGATAGELRSDIDSVEVGGILAGLLSVAGAPEQRPQLSRMLDVVVDGLRPR; encoded by the coding sequence ATGACACCTCCACGCAGCACCCTGCGCGCCGACGCGCAGCGCAACCGCGAGCAGCTGATCGCCACGGCCGCTGAAGCCTTCGCGTCTGGGCGCGGGATCTCGCTGGACGCGATCGCCAAACGCGCGGGGGTGGGGAACGCCACCCTGTACCGGCACTTCCCCACGCGTGAGGATCTGGTCGAAGAGGTCTACCGAGACCAGATCCGCCCCCTGCGCGAGGATGCGCGTACCCTGCTGGCCACCGAGCCGCCCGCTCATGCCCTTCACGCTTGGATGCTGCGATTCGCCGACTGGGCCGGTGAACGACGAGGCATCTGCGAGGCCCTGGTCGCCATGAGCGCTTCCGGCCGCTTCGGCACCGGGCCGGTCTGCGACGAGGTCCAGCAGATCTTGGCGATGGTGCTCGAGGCCGGCGCCACAGCAGGAGAACTGCGCAGCGACATCGACTCGGTCGAGGTAGGCGGCATCCTCGCCGGTTTGCTCTCCGTGGCCGGCGCACCCGAGCAGCGCCCCCAGCTGAGCCGCATGCTGGACGTCGTCGTCGACGGGCTCAGGCCCCGCTGA
- a CDS encoding AraC family transcriptional regulator — MDLLSDIASRIRGGHAFACQIGEPGPWRQRFPSKTGIGFHVIQRGTVWLTSAEKPPERVAAGDVIFLPYGAEHALHGEDVTLLSGCYHLADPQIHAALRRLPPVSVVTGGLPRLAELSTLLSDDLAADRPGADANRAALVGLVVVQVLRHPDMADAWAVPDPYIAAAVRSLHDDPRAPWTVQLLSSQAGMSRTAFTRRFTILVGKPPMAYVRDVRLSTAARMLRDTDAPLTAIARQSGYANEFSFATAFRREYGISPGRFRTGPHHGPGVPDPQHAATRQRGPRHAEDHKTR, encoded by the coding sequence GTGGACTTGCTCAGCGACATCGCCAGCCGGATCCGGGGCGGTCACGCCTTCGCATGCCAAATCGGCGAACCGGGGCCGTGGCGGCAGAGGTTCCCGTCCAAAACCGGCATCGGCTTCCACGTCATCCAGCGCGGAACCGTCTGGCTGACATCCGCGGAGAAACCACCGGAGCGGGTGGCCGCAGGAGACGTGATCTTCCTTCCTTACGGTGCGGAACACGCGCTCCACGGCGAAGACGTCACCTTGCTGTCCGGCTGCTACCACCTTGCCGACCCACAAATACATGCCGCTCTGCGACGCCTGCCACCGGTCTCGGTCGTCACCGGTGGCCTCCCCCGGCTGGCCGAGCTGTCCACCCTGCTGAGCGACGACCTTGCCGCTGACCGGCCCGGGGCGGACGCGAACCGCGCGGCGCTGGTCGGCCTCGTTGTCGTGCAGGTGCTGCGCCACCCGGATATGGCCGACGCATGGGCGGTCCCCGACCCGTATATCGCGGCCGCCGTACGTTCCCTTCATGACGATCCTCGCGCGCCGTGGACCGTCCAACTCCTCAGCAGCCAGGCAGGAATGTCCCGCACGGCCTTCACCCGGCGATTCACCATCCTCGTCGGCAAACCCCCGATGGCCTACGTCAGAGATGTTCGACTGAGCACCGCCGCCCGCATGTTGCGCGATACCGACGCACCCCTCACTGCGATCGCCCGTCAGTCCGGTTACGCCAACGAGTTCTCCTTCGCCACCGCCTTCCGCCGCGAGTACGGCATCTCTCCAGGCCGCTTCCGCACCGGCCCCCACCATGGGCCAGGCGTTCCCGACCCCCAGCATGCGGCAACGCGGCAACGCGGTCCTCGGCATGCCGAGGACCATAAAACCCGCTGA